The DNA window GATGTTTCTTATCGGGCATAAGTACGATAAAGAAGATATAAAGATACGAATGCGTGTGCCTCTAATAGGAGAAATTACAAGACCCGAAGACAGAGACAATGAAACAATATGAAAATTTGCAGGTATTAGCTGAGAAAGCGAAACCTTTGTTTCTTCAATATTATAAAAAGAATAAAAAGCGTCTAGGCAAAATGGATACCATTGTGCAGCAATTGCACGATGAGGTCTTCGAAAAGATTGATTGCTTGACGTGTGCCAATTGTTGCCGGAGTTTAGGGCCGGCTATCTACGATAAGGATATTGAGCGGATGGCAAAAGCACTTCGCATAAAACCATCGGAAGTTGTTTCTTCCTATTTGCGGATAGATGAAGATGGCGATTACGTATTCAAATCTATGCCTTGTCCTTTTCTTATGAACGATAATTATTGTTCGATATACGAATCTCGACCGAAAGCTTGCCGGGAATATCCTCATACGGATCGGAAAAACTTCGAGCAGATTTATAAATTAACTGTAAAAAATACGAGCACTTGTCCAATTGCATACGAGGTTCTTTGTAAATTAATGGACAAGTGATGTGCTTTTCTAAATTCAATCAATCGCTCCTTTTCCGCGTCCCTTCTTCATCACCCCCTCAATTTTCAAAAAAAGGTTTGAAAAAAAATATGTTTAACAACAGTTTGCATATAAGGGATATAGGTATTAATTTTGTAGTTCTGCCGAAAAATATTTTAAAATTAATTGGTAAAAGATTTGGAGTGTAAGGAAAAG is part of the Dysgonomonas mossii genome and encodes:
- a CDS encoding YkgJ family cysteine cluster protein encodes the protein MKQYENLQVLAEKAKPLFLQYYKKNKKRLGKMDTIVQQLHDEVFEKIDCLTCANCCRSLGPAIYDKDIERMAKALRIKPSEVVSSYLRIDEDGDYVFKSMPCPFLMNDNYCSIYESRPKACREYPHTDRKNFEQIYKLTVKNTSTCPIAYEVLCKLMDK